In Kutzneria kofuensis, the DNA window CTCACCCACGTACGAGGAGAACACGCTGGTCCTGGCCCCCGACGACCGGTTGGTGCTGTTCACCGACGGGCTCGTCGAGCGGGCGCAGCAGGACATCGACGAATGCCTCGACGACCTGGTGGCGACCGCCGCCAACCCGGTCGACGGCATCGAGGAGTACGCCGACCTGCTACTGGCGCACGTTGGCGCCAACGCCCGGGACGACACCTGCCTGCTCGCGCTCCGCGTCCGCTGACCGGATCGCGTCCTCGGGGCTGGCGAACACCGGGAACATCGTGCTCAGGCCGGTGAGCTCCAGCGGGAGCAGGGTGGCGCGCCGGGTCGCGACCAGGCACACCGAGATGTTCCGGGCGGCGGCCGCGCGCTGCGTCTCGATCAGCACGGACAGGCCCGCCGAGCCCAGGAAGTCGACGTCCCGCAGGTCGAGGATGAGAAACCGGGGCGCGGCGGCGAGCGCCTCGGAGATCCGCGCCGAGGTGGCCGCCTGCGTGCCCACGTCGAGCTCACCGGACAGGGGCACCGTCATCACATCTGCTTCGATCACGTCAGGCCGTCCTCTGTTCGCCGTCACCGCTCGGTCCTAGATACCCGTCGCCCGCGCCGCCCAAACGGGCGGCGCGGGCGACGAAGGGGCACATCACTTGCCCGTGAGGGCGTCCTTGACCTTCTCGGCCGCGTCCTTGACCTTCTCGCCGGCCTGCTTCAGGCCGCCCTTGGCCTGGTCGGCACGGCCCTCGGCCTGCCACTGCTCGTTGCCCGTGGCGTCGCCGACGCCTTCCTTCAGCTTGCCCTTGACCTCGTCGGCCTTGCCCTCGAACTTGCGCTCCGTGCTCATCTCAACTCCTCCAGTAATCGGCTAGTCGGCCGGGTCGGGTCACCAGCGG includes these proteins:
- a CDS encoding STAS domain-containing protein, with the translated sequence MTVPLSGELDVGTQAATSARISEALAAAPRFLILDLRDVDFLGSAGLSVLIETQRAAAARNISVCLVATRRATLLPLELTGLSTMFPVFASPEDAIRSADAEREQAGVVPGVGANVRQ
- a CDS encoding CsbD family protein, yielding MSTERKFEGKADEVKGKLKEGVGDATGNEQWQAEGRADQAKGGLKQAGEKVKDAAEKVKDALTGK